In Aquiflexum balticum DSM 16537, a single genomic region encodes these proteins:
- a CDS encoding acyl carrier protein phosphodiesterase: MNYLAHAYLSFGDPKVLIGNFIGDFVRGDIDTTYEKGIVVGIKLHWEIDKYTDNHPVVKEAQSILRPEYGRYSTVITDMYFDYFLGRYWKNYSAKPITEFADDVYAVIEEHHEILPEKFLKTFGYMKFYNWLTGYGDLDGIRRALTGMSKRTTFNSKMETAHLFLDQHHEYLKVHFGDFFEDLVSHSKKTLAELQSE, from the coding sequence GTGAATTATCTCGCACATGCATATTTGTCCTTTGGGGATCCCAAGGTTTTGATTGGAAATTTTATCGGGGATTTCGTAAGGGGCGACATTGACACTACCTATGAAAAAGGGATTGTGGTTGGAATTAAACTCCATTGGGAAATTGACAAGTACACGGACAACCATCCTGTTGTAAAAGAAGCCCAATCAATTTTAAGGCCTGAATACGGGCGGTATTCCACTGTAATCACTGATATGTACTTTGATTATTTTCTGGGAAGATACTGGAAAAATTATTCTGCCAAACCCATTACAGAATTTGCCGATGATGTTTATGCCGTAATTGAAGAACATCATGAAATCCTTCCGGAGAAATTTCTCAAAACTTTCGGTTATATGAAATTTTATAATTGGTTGACCGGATATGGAGACTTGGACGGGATCAGGCGTGCCTTGACAGGAATGTCGAAAAGAACAACGTTCAATTCCAAGATGGAAACTGCACACCTTTTTCTTGATCAGCATCATGAGTATCTAAAAGTCCATTTTGGGGACTTTTTTGAAGACTTGGTAAGTCACTCCAAAAAGACCCTGGCCGAATTACAATCCGAATGA
- a CDS encoding AAA domain-containing protein — translation MSRIQEELSISLKLLKQEWEEDLTQYKKKFLYTSISDKKEEGVCWYPVQLKKTKTGFGERLIVELERFDSKQSHVFQSGKSVSIFSNHDKHQSQENRINGVINQVKKDIMIVTLQAEEIPDWMQVGKLGIDLLFDEASYREMESALKTVIKSEKGRLGELKNVLLGDKEPETKQADNVQNDQLNSSQNRALNLVRNARDVAIIHGPPGTGKTTTLVATISQSLESVKQVLVCAPSNAAVDLLVEKLIAQNVTTLRIGHPARVEDHILAQTLDAKIASHDSYKDLKRLKKSAEEYRKMGQKYKRSFGPEERMQRKRIFDEASRLKSDAESLQDYITYDIFQQTQVFASTLVGASNSALKGMSFPVVFIDEAAQGLEAATWIPIQKAQKVVMAGDHCQLPPTIKSYEASKNGLSETLFEKVIKRKPEASQMLNLQYRMPELIMGFSGKYFYKDGLIAAENTLEHKLADDEPVLEFIDTAGSGFAEQQEEESLSTFNLEEARFALRYLENLIKRIGIGKIKTNAWNIGLIAPYRAQVRRFNELVFDTFEFPNLRSFSDLLTIDSIDGFQGQERDIIVISLVRSNSSGEIGFLSDTRRMNVALTRAKRKLAVIGDSATLSNHPFYSTFLDYVDQNNCYKSVYEYWQED, via the coding sequence ATGTCAAGAATACAGGAAGAATTAAGTATTTCTCTCAAACTTTTAAAACAGGAGTGGGAAGAAGATTTAACGCAGTACAAAAAGAAGTTTTTATATACCTCAATATCAGATAAAAAGGAAGAGGGCGTTTGCTGGTATCCGGTACAACTGAAAAAAACCAAAACCGGATTTGGAGAAAGATTGATTGTCGAACTGGAAAGATTTGATTCCAAACAATCCCATGTTTTTCAATCAGGAAAATCTGTTTCCATTTTTTCCAATCACGATAAGCACCAATCTCAGGAAAACAGGATCAATGGAGTGATCAATCAGGTCAAAAAAGACATCATGATAGTCACACTTCAGGCTGAAGAGATTCCGGATTGGATGCAAGTCGGCAAGTTAGGGATTGATTTGCTTTTTGATGAGGCAAGCTATAGGGAAATGGAATCTGCATTGAAGACCGTTATCAAGTCCGAAAAGGGGCGATTGGGAGAATTGAAAAATGTTTTGTTGGGTGATAAAGAGCCTGAAACCAAACAAGCTGATAATGTTCAAAATGACCAACTGAACAGTAGCCAAAATAGGGCACTGAATCTGGTCAGGAATGCCAGGGATGTAGCGATCATCCATGGCCCCCCCGGAACAGGTAAAACGACCACTTTGGTAGCTACCATATCACAATCATTGGAGTCAGTAAAACAAGTTTTGGTCTGTGCTCCAAGTAATGCTGCAGTGGATTTATTGGTTGAAAAACTGATTGCACAAAATGTCACTACGCTGCGGATTGGTCATCCTGCAAGGGTGGAGGATCATATTTTAGCACAGACTTTGGATGCTAAAATTGCCAGCCACGATAGTTACAAAGATTTGAAGCGGCTCAAAAAATCTGCTGAGGAGTACAGAAAGATGGGACAGAAATACAAGAGAAGTTTTGGTCCTGAAGAACGAATGCAGAGAAAAAGAATTTTTGATGAAGCAAGTAGGCTGAAATCAGATGCGGAAAGCCTGCAGGATTATATTACTTATGATATTTTTCAACAGACCCAGGTATTTGCTTCTACCTTGGTAGGGGCTTCTAACTCAGCTTTGAAAGGGATGAGTTTTCCGGTGGTGTTTATTGATGAAGCTGCACAGGGGTTGGAAGCTGCCACTTGGATCCCCATACAAAAAGCCCAAAAGGTAGTGATGGCCGGAGATCATTGTCAGTTACCACCGACCATCAAATCATACGAAGCATCCAAAAACGGATTAAGCGAAACATTATTTGAAAAGGTGATCAAAAGAAAACCTGAAGCTTCGCAAATGCTGAATCTGCAATACAGAATGCCCGAGTTGATTATGGGCTTTTCAGGAAAGTATTTCTACAAGGATGGATTGATTGCGGCTGAAAATACGCTCGAACATAAACTAGCTGATGATGAGCCTGTCTTGGAGTTTATAGATACAGCAGGCAGTGGATTTGCGGAGCAACAGGAGGAGGAATCTCTGAGTACATTTAATTTGGAAGAAGCAAGGTTTGCTTTACGATACTTAGAAAACCTGATCAAGCGGATCGGTATCGGCAAGATAAAAACCAATGCATGGAACATCGGTTTGATAGCGCCATATCGCGCTCAGGTCAGGAGGTTCAATGAATTGGTTTTTGATACTTTTGAATTTCCAAATCTGCGTTCATTTTCGGATTTATTGACCATAGATTCCATAGATGGATTTCAGGGGCAGGAGCGGGATATCATTGTCATCAGTTTGGTCAGGTCCAACAGTTCAGGTGAAATTGGATTTTTGTCGGATACCAGAAGAATGAATGTGGCCCTTACCCGTGCAAAAAGAAAGCTGGCAGTCATTGGTGACAGCGCCACCCTAAGCAACCATCCATTTTACAGTACATTCTTGGATTATGTGGATCAGAATAATTGTTATAAGAGTGTTTATGAATATTGGCAAGAAGATTAA
- a CDS encoding DUF4924 family protein codes for MKAIAEKKKAKNIGEYIIYMYQMEDLIRAYQFNMQEIKQYVVAHYPISVEEKDETFNWFAGLANSMAKENVKEYGHLKSVQQMVDLLSKLHWQLLKTDNTYFNIYQKAKPHIILMVLEAGENSPGNEIQICINAIYGLLLAKLRGREIPKEMVDATEIFGDVLSYLNWAYFEGLENKAREN; via the coding sequence ATGAAGGCCATTGCTGAAAAGAAAAAAGCAAAAAATATCGGTGAATATATCATCTACATGTACCAAATGGAGGACTTAATAAGGGCTTACCAGTTCAACATGCAGGAGATAAAACAATATGTTGTTGCTCATTATCCGATTTCTGTGGAAGAAAAGGACGAAACTTTTAACTGGTTTGCTGGATTGGCCAATTCCATGGCAAAGGAAAATGTCAAAGAATATGGCCATTTGAAATCTGTGCAACAAATGGTAGATCTTCTGTCCAAATTACATTGGCAACTTTTAAAAACCGATAACACCTATTTCAATATCTACCAAAAAGCCAAACCTCATATCATCCTAATGGTCCTTGAAGCAGGTGAAAATTCTCCGGGAAATGAAATCCAGATCTGTATCAATGCAATATACGGATTACTTTTGGCCAAATTACGGGGAAGGGAAATCCCTAAAGAAATGGTAGACGCTACTGAGATTTTTGGGGATGTGCTGAGTTATCTTAATTGGGCTTATTTTGAGGGGTTGGAGAATAAGGCGAGAGAGAATTAA
- a CDS encoding antitoxin, translating into MKIEEVEIENISGSQFIKIPENFKIDDNRVYLKKIGNSIFIIPFHNPWESLIEGVKLFTDDFMEERDQPSLDNRESF; encoded by the coding sequence ATGAAAATCGAAGAAGTAGAAATAGAAAACATTTCTGGAAGCCAGTTTATTAAGATTCCTGAAAATTTTAAGATAGATGATAATAGAGTTTACCTTAAGAAAATAGGGAACTCGATTTTTATTATCCCCTTTCATAATCCTTGGGAATCCTTAATTGAGGGTGTAAAACTTTTCACTGATGATTTTATGGAAGAAAGGGACCAGCCAAGCTTGGATAATAGAGAATCCTTCTAA
- the vapC gene encoding type II toxin-antitoxin system tRNA(fMet)-specific endonuclease VapC, with amino-acid sequence MQYLLDTNTCIYIIKKMPIEVFEKFSKFSLGEIAISSISLAELEYGVSKSQFVEKNRVALFNFLLPLEILPYTQTATLYYGELRAKLEREGKVIGSMDMLIASQALSENLILVTNNLKEFSRISSLKLENWIK; translated from the coding sequence ATGCAGTATTTACTTGATACTAATACCTGCATTTACATCATCAAAAAAATGCCCATTGAAGTTTTTGAAAAATTTTCAAAATTCAGTTTAGGTGAAATAGCAATTTCTTCAATTAGCTTGGCTGAATTAGAATATGGTGTTAGCAAAAGTCAATTTGTTGAAAAGAATAGAGTTGCACTTTTTAATTTCCTTTTACCGCTGGAAATTTTACCTTATACACAAACAGCAACTTTATATTATGGTGAATTAAGAGCGAAATTGGAAAGGGAAGGAAAAGTTATTGGTTCTATGGATATGTTAATCGCCTCACAGGCACTCTCAGAAAACCTTATTTTGGTCACTAACAATCTTAAAGAGTTTTCAAGAATATCCTCATTGAAATTGGAAAATTGGATCAAATAA
- the lepA gene encoding translation elongation factor 4, giving the protein MNMQRIRNFCIIAHIDHGKSTLADRLLEFTHTVSGREMQNQLLDNMDLERERGITIKSHAIQMKYMYKGEEYTLNLIDTPGHVDFSYEVSRSIAACEGALLIVDASQGVEAQTISNLYLAIGHDLEIIPVLNKIDLPGAEPEVVADEVIDLIGCDREDIVLASGKEGIGIEDILNAVVERIPAPKGDPNEPLQAMIFDSVYNPFRGVEVIFRIFNGSINKGDRIKFVNTNKEYFADEIGILGMNQIPQQTMSAGNVGYLISGIKVAKEVKVGDTITHVKNPCTTMIKGFENVKPMVFAGIYPVDTTEFEELRASMEKLQLNDASLVWEPETSAALGFGFRCGFLGMLHMEIIQERLEREFDMTVITTVPSVQFKALMNNNEYKLVNAPSDMPEPNLFKHIEEPFVKATIITASEFVGPVIQLCMEKRGQIKNQVYLTSERVELSFDMPLAEIVFDFFDKLKTISRGYASLDYELIGFKQSHMVRLDVMLNGEIVDALSAIVHRDKAYEWGKRLCEKLKELVPRQMFEIAIQAAIGTKIIARETVKALRKNVLAKCYGGDISRKRKLLEKQKKGKKRMRQVGNVEVPQEAFMAVLKLD; this is encoded by the coding sequence ATGAATATGCAAAGAATTAGGAATTTCTGTATTATCGCCCATATCGATCATGGGAAAAGTACACTGGCAGACCGTCTCCTTGAATTTACCCATACGGTAAGCGGTAGAGAGATGCAAAATCAATTATTGGACAACATGGATTTGGAGCGTGAGCGTGGCATCACCATTAAGTCCCATGCAATCCAGATGAAATACATGTATAAAGGGGAGGAATATACCCTCAACTTAATTGATACCCCTGGACATGTTGATTTTTCTTATGAAGTATCCCGATCAATAGCCGCCTGTGAAGGGGCTTTGTTGATTGTGGATGCATCTCAGGGAGTAGAAGCCCAAACCATTTCCAACTTGTATCTGGCTATTGGCCATGATCTTGAAATCATACCTGTTTTAAATAAAATAGACCTTCCCGGTGCTGAACCAGAAGTAGTGGCTGATGAGGTCATTGACCTGATCGGTTGTGACAGGGAGGATATTGTCTTAGCTTCCGGCAAAGAAGGTATTGGTATTGAAGATATCCTGAATGCTGTTGTGGAACGTATTCCCGCTCCGAAAGGGGACCCCAATGAACCGCTTCAGGCCATGATTTTTGATTCAGTTTATAATCCTTTCAGAGGGGTTGAGGTTATTTTCAGGATTTTCAACGGTAGCATCAACAAGGGGGACAGAATCAAATTTGTCAATACCAATAAAGAATATTTCGCAGATGAAATCGGAATTTTGGGAATGAACCAGATTCCACAACAGACCATGTCTGCGGGAAATGTTGGATACCTCATCTCCGGGATTAAAGTGGCGAAAGAAGTTAAAGTCGGTGATACCATCACACATGTCAAAAATCCCTGCACGACCATGATCAAGGGTTTTGAAAATGTGAAGCCGATGGTCTTTGCCGGTATTTATCCGGTAGATACTACCGAATTCGAAGAATTGAGGGCATCCATGGAAAAACTCCAGCTCAATGACGCATCCTTGGTATGGGAACCTGAAACATCTGCTGCCTTGGGATTTGGATTCCGTTGTGGGTTTCTAGGCATGCTCCATATGGAAATCATTCAGGAGCGATTGGAAAGGGAGTTTGACATGACTGTCATTACTACAGTCCCTTCAGTTCAGTTCAAAGCATTAATGAACAATAATGAATACAAACTGGTCAATGCTCCCTCAGACATGCCGGAGCCTAATTTGTTCAAACATATAGAAGAACCTTTTGTAAAAGCCACGATTATTACAGCTTCTGAGTTTGTAGGTCCTGTGATTCAATTGTGTATGGAGAAGAGAGGTCAGATCAAGAATCAGGTGTACCTCACTTCAGAAAGGGTGGAGTTGTCATTTGACATGCCATTGGCTGAAATCGTCTTTGACTTTTTCGATAAATTAAAAACGATTTCCAGAGGTTATGCTTCCCTTGATTATGAGCTGATAGGATTCAAGCAATCCCATATGGTTAGACTTGACGTGATGCTCAACGGCGAGATTGTAGATGCGCTTTCAGCAATTGTGCACAGAGATAAGGCCTATGAATGGGGAAAAAGACTTTGTGAAAAGCTTAAGGAACTTGTACCAAGACAGATGTTTGAAATAGCCATTCAGGCTGCCATAGGTACCAAGATTATAGCCAGAGAAACTGTCAAAGCTTTAAGAAAAAATGTTTTGGCGAAATGTTATGGCGGTGATATTTCAAGAAAGAGAAAACTTCTGGAAAAGCAGAAAAAAGGCAAGAAGCGGATGAGGCAAGTAGGGAATGTGGAAGTGCCACAGGAGGCTTTTATGGCGGTATTGAAGTTGGATTAG
- a CDS encoding bifunctional 5,10-methylenetetrahydrofolate dehydrogenase/5,10-methenyltetrahydrofolate cyclohydrolase, with product MPTLIDGKKTSEEIKTEIAQRVAEIKVEGGKTPHLAAILVGSDGASQTYVGAKVKSCEQVGFESTLVRLAESVTEEELLKVVEDINQNPDIDGLIVQLPLPKHISVEKVTNKIKPEKDVDGFTPANVGRMTLGWPAYVAATPYGIVELLKRYKIETSGKHCVVIGRSHIVGSPMSILMARNEYPGNCTVTLTHSRTKNLPEIAKTADILIVALGKPEFVTADMVKDGAVVIDVGIHRIEDNSKKSGFRLIGDVKFDEVSKKASAITPVPGGVGPMTIASLLYNTLLAAEKQVFG from the coding sequence ATGCCAACACTAATAGACGGAAAAAAAACCTCAGAAGAAATCAAAACTGAAATTGCCCAGCGTGTGGCTGAGATTAAAGTGGAGGGTGGAAAAACTCCTCACTTGGCTGCAATCCTTGTTGGAAGTGACGGAGCAAGTCAGACTTACGTCGGGGCAAAAGTAAAATCCTGTGAGCAGGTGGGTTTTGAGTCTACCTTGGTAAGGTTGGCAGAATCAGTGACTGAAGAGGAGCTATTAAAGGTAGTGGAAGATATCAACCAAAACCCAGATATTGATGGTTTGATTGTTCAATTGCCACTTCCCAAGCATATTTCTGTTGAAAAAGTTACCAATAAAATCAAACCTGAAAAAGATGTGGACGGCTTCACCCCGGCCAATGTGGGAAGGATGACATTAGGTTGGCCGGCTTATGTTGCAGCCACTCCTTATGGTATAGTGGAGTTGTTGAAAAGATATAAGATAGAGACATCCGGTAAACATTGTGTGGTCATTGGTAGAAGCCATATTGTAGGCTCTCCTATGAGTATCTTGATGGCTCGGAATGAATATCCCGGAAACTGTACAGTAACCCTGACCCATAGCCGGACTAAGAATCTACCCGAAATTGCTAAGACAGCGGATATCCTTATTGTCGCTTTAGGTAAACCCGAGTTTGTTACCGCAGACATGGTAAAAGATGGTGCTGTGGTGATAGATGTGGGAATTCACAGAATTGAAGACAACAGCAAGAAATCCGGTTTCAGGTTGATTGGAGACGTAAAATTTGATGAGGTTTCCAAAAAGGCCTCAGCTATCACACCGGTACCGGGGGGTGTTGGGCCAATGACAATTGCATCTTTGCTTTATAATACCCTGTTGGCGGCAGAAAAGCAGGTATTTGGCTAA
- a CDS encoding carbohydrate-binding protein: protein MKTSHSTFSGLFILFALLFEMAQGQSITSFSLINGETDPYSIVQAEDFSEQSGIQLSNSGGAVGYVNNGDYIQFDNVTFGRGPLSGQITASSNTAGGTVEFRIGSPQGNLIATAKIPNTGGWTRFLPFDIAVIDPNIYADGTTYLGNKTLYLVFKGGSGFLLDVDNFIFEDSDVIIEDLRFTNCPTKPLTVGDTIDLDVIISPSNTTNQFVAFVASDGTSVDYISGKFTASAPGIITVSATSFSDGSVYDVCTITIKEKDTSFDPYNIVQAEDFSTQSGIQLSNSGAAVGYVNNGDYIQFDNVSFGRGPLSGQIIASSNTTGGTVEFRIGSTQGNLIATAKIPNTGGWTRFHPFDIEVIDPNSYANGTVYLGNKTLFLVFKGGSGFLLDVDRFIFKDSDVIIEDLSFTNCPSGPLTVGDTIDLDVLITPSNTANQTIAFTASDGSSINYLSGEFIARAPGEITVTATSFSNGSVFAVCTITIKEKTRYFDPYSIVQAEDYSMQNGIQVSNSGAAVGYVNNGDYIQFGNVTFGRGPKSGQIIASSNTKGGTVEFRTDSPQGNLIATAEISNTGGWKSFQPFDIEVIDPKSYAEGTSYLGNKTLYLVFKGGSGFLLDVDRFIFEDSEVVAQDLSLENELRIFPNPASTILNIPEENFKDENSYDVHIMTMDGVKMMTQKVSKSINELNIRGLSPGTYLVIFEGSNQFKQKLLRVK from the coding sequence ATGAAAACGTCTCACTCAACATTCTCCGGATTGTTTATCCTATTCGCCTTACTTTTCGAAATGGCTCAAGGCCAATCAATTACCTCATTTTCACTGATAAATGGAGAAACGGATCCCTACAGTATTGTGCAAGCTGAGGATTTTTCTGAGCAGAGTGGCATTCAGCTTAGCAATTCCGGTGGCGCGGTGGGTTATGTAAATAATGGCGATTATATCCAATTCGACAATGTGACCTTTGGCCGCGGTCCGCTGTCAGGTCAGATTACCGCCTCCAGCAATACTGCTGGAGGAACTGTAGAATTTAGAATTGGCAGTCCTCAAGGAAACTTAATTGCCACGGCTAAAATTCCCAATACCGGTGGATGGACAAGATTTTTGCCATTTGATATTGCCGTAATTGACCCCAACATCTACGCAGACGGGACCACTTATTTAGGAAATAAGACACTATATCTGGTTTTTAAGGGAGGCTCAGGATTTCTCTTAGATGTGGATAATTTTATTTTTGAGGATTCCGATGTTATCATTGAGGACCTTAGATTTACGAACTGTCCTACAAAACCCTTAACTGTAGGGGATACTATCGATCTTGATGTAATTATTTCACCTTCTAACACCACAAACCAATTTGTTGCTTTTGTTGCAAGCGATGGGACCAGCGTAGATTATATCAGTGGGAAGTTTACAGCAAGTGCCCCGGGAATAATTACAGTCTCTGCAACCAGCTTTAGTGACGGTTCAGTATACGATGTCTGCACCATCACCATAAAGGAAAAAGATACTTCCTTTGATCCCTACAATATTGTCCAAGCTGAGGATTTTTCTACCCAAAGCGGCATTCAGCTTAGCAATTCCGGTGCGGCGGTGGGGTATGTGAATAATGGTGATTATATCCAATTTGACAATGTGAGCTTTGGCCGCGGTCCGTTGTCAGGTCAAATTATCGCCTCCAGCAATACTACTGGTGGAACTGTAGAATTTAGAATTGGCAGTACTCAAGGAAACTTGATTGCGACGGCTAAAATTCCCAATACCGGTGGATGGACAAGATTTCATCCATTTGATATTGAGGTCATTGACCCCAACAGCTATGCAAATGGGACCGTCTATTTAGGAAATAAGACACTATTTTTGGTTTTTAAGGGAGGCTCAGGATTTCTTTTAGATGTGGATAGATTTATATTCAAGGATTCCGATGTAATCATTGAGGACCTTAGCTTTACAAACTGCCCTTCAGGGCCACTTACAGTGGGTGATACTATCGATCTCGATGTTCTAATTACTCCTTCCAATACTGCAAACCAGACCATTGCATTTACCGCAAGTGATGGGTCAAGCATAAATTATCTCAGTGGAGAGTTCATAGCAAGGGCACCTGGCGAAATCACAGTGACAGCGACAAGTTTTAGCAATGGTTCAGTATTCGCGGTTTGTACTATTACCATCAAAGAAAAAACTAGGTATTTTGATCCCTACAGTATTGTGCAAGCGGAGGATTATTCTATGCAGAATGGTATTCAGGTTAGCAATTCTGGTGCAGCGGTAGGTTATGTAAATAATGGTGATTACATCCAATTCGGCAACGTTACCTTTGGCCGCGGTCCTAAATCAGGTCAGATTATTGCCTCCAGTAATACAAAGGGGGGAACTGTAGAATTTAGGACGGACAGTCCACAAGGAAATCTAATTGCGACAGCTGAAATTTCCAATACCGGTGGATGGAAAAGCTTTCAGCCATTTGATATTGAGGTAATTGACCCGAAGAGCTATGCCGAAGGGACCTCTTATTTAGGAAATAAAACACTATATCTGGTTTTTAAGGGAGGCTCAGGATTTCTTTTGGATGTGGATAGATTTATTTTTGAAGATTCCGAGGTGGTCGCTCAGGACCTTAGCCTTGAAAATGAACTGCGTATATTCCCAAATCCAGCGAGCACTATTTTAAATATTCCTGAAGAAAATTTTAAAGATGAAAATTCATATGACGTACACATCATGACAATGGATGGCGTTAAAATGATGACCCAGAAAGTGAGTAAAAGTATTAATGAATTGAATATTCGAGGATTATCACCTGGAACTTACCTAGTGATTTTTGAAGGTTCCAATCAATTTAAGCAGAAACTTCTACGTGTGAAATGA
- a CDS encoding DUF1295 domain-containing protein: MKILQTAILLIFTLLVVPIFTYLFGIPLGVREWDTLSILMKICAASVVYCFLVGELTNNNSQVDKYWSILPIIYAWVMAYFGDFSPRMVLLAVLVSAWGARLTYNFARKGAYQWKFWEGEEDYRWEILRKKPEFQPKWKWTLFNLFFISGYQNVLILLFTLPMLVTMQFDDGSIGLLDYLVAGIVLFFLALETVADEQHWKYQKEKWRLIKEGKLLRGDFAKGFLDKGLWAISRHPNYLGEQGFWVSFYFFSVVASGQWLNWSVVGCLLLLILFQGSSNFSEEISASKYDSYKVYQARVPRFLPRPKGRTQESPAPNS, encoded by the coding sequence ATGAAAATACTCCAAACAGCGATTCTTTTAATTTTCACCTTATTGGTTGTCCCGATTTTCACCTATTTGTTCGGAATACCTTTAGGAGTTCGTGAATGGGATACGCTTTCAATCTTGATGAAGATTTGTGCCGCTTCGGTTGTCTATTGTTTTTTGGTAGGGGAGCTTACCAACAACAACAGTCAGGTGGATAAATATTGGAGTATTTTGCCCATCATCTATGCGTGGGTAATGGCTTATTTTGGTGATTTTTCTCCAAGGATGGTTTTGCTAGCTGTTCTTGTCAGTGCTTGGGGGGCTAGGCTTACCTATAATTTTGCCAGAAAAGGTGCTTATCAGTGGAAATTCTGGGAAGGGGAAGAAGACTACCGTTGGGAGATTTTGCGCAAAAAGCCTGAATTCCAGCCAAAATGGAAATGGACTTTATTCAATCTCTTTTTCATTTCAGGCTATCAAAACGTATTGATTTTGTTGTTTACTCTGCCCATGCTTGTCACCATGCAGTTTGATGACGGAAGTATTGGCTTGCTGGATTATCTGGTGGCAGGTATAGTTTTGTTCTTTTTGGCTCTTGAAACTGTCGCCGATGAGCAACATTGGAAGTATCAAAAGGAAAAATGGAGACTTATAAAAGAAGGGAAGTTGTTGAGAGGTGATTTTGCAAAAGGTTTTTTGGATAAAGGGCTTTGGGCAATTTCCCGCCATCCCAATTATTTGGGCGAACAGGGATTTTGGGTTTCTTTCTATTTTTTTTCAGTGGTAGCTTCAGGTCAATGGCTTAATTGGTCCGTGGTTGGCTGCCTGTTGTTATTGATCTTATTTCAGGGGAGCTCCAATTTCAGTGAGGAAATAAGTGCTTCCAAATATGATTCCTATAAAGTCTATCAAGCCCGTGTTCCCAGGTTTTTACCAAGACCCAAAGGAAGAACTCAAGAAAGCCCCGCTCCAAATTCCTGA
- a CDS encoding DsrE family protein yields MFRSVKMFLVTVILIALSISAHCQTPQFPIVKGFGGIYEIPEATERPDPNGEYKIIIDLVSASENPQQINRMVDNLARMVNLHGIAGVPKENIKIKVAVHGGAIFSILQDDYYEKLYGVKNPNLPVFEALKNVDVEFYICGQSLIARNMKTTDAWEGAEIALSMLTTLTTYVPQGYMLMRF; encoded by the coding sequence ATGTTCCGATCTGTAAAAATGTTCCTGGTCACTGTAATCCTTATAGCCTTGTCAATTTCAGCACATTGCCAAACCCCACAATTTCCGATTGTAAAAGGTTTTGGCGGAATTTATGAAATCCCCGAAGCTACAGAAAGACCCGATCCGAATGGGGAATACAAAATCATTATCGATTTGGTGTCGGCAAGCGAAAATCCTCAACAAATCAACAGAATGGTGGATAATTTAGCTAGAATGGTCAATCTGCATGGCATTGCAGGAGTGCCAAAGGAAAATATAAAGATAAAAGTCGCTGTTCATGGCGGAGCTATTTTCAGTATCCTTCAAGATGATTATTATGAGAAATTGTACGGCGTCAAAAATCCAAACTTGCCTGTTTTCGAAGCCCTCAAAAATGTGGATGTTGAGTTTTATATATGTGGACAATCTTTGATTGCCAGAAATATGAAAACAACGGATGCTTGGGAGGGTGCTGAGATTGCTTTGTCCATGCTGACTACTTTGACAACTTATGTTCCTCAAGGATATATGCTCATGCGATTTTAA
- a CDS encoding ribonuclease HII: protein MLRPNLESYRLEAGCDEVGRGCLCGPVVAAAVILPEDYANEFINDSKKLSKSNRENLFEEIKDAALAWSIAEASVEEIDQINILHASFLAMNRAVKSLNLIPHHLLIDGNRFKTDLNIPFDCIVKGDGKFASIAAASILAKVYRDNLMADFAKKYPGYGWEKNVGYPTKLHREGIIKLGLTPLHRKSFRHLPIQLDLGL from the coding sequence ATGCTGAGGCCGAATTTAGAATCCTATAGATTAGAGGCAGGTTGCGATGAGGTGGGCAGAGGTTGTCTTTGCGGTCCTGTGGTAGCAGCTGCTGTGATTTTACCGGAAGATTATGCCAATGAGTTTATCAATGATTCCAAAAAACTAAGTAAATCCAATCGGGAAAACCTTTTTGAGGAAATAAAAGACGCGGCACTTGCTTGGTCAATTGCGGAAGCAAGTGTCGAAGAGATTGATCAAATCAACATCTTGCATGCTTCATTTTTGGCAATGAACAGGGCTGTAAAAAGTCTTAACTTAATCCCGCATCATCTTCTGATAGATGGTAATAGGTTTAAGACGGACCTGAATATTCCATTTGATTGTATTGTAAAAGGAGACGGAAAATTTGCAAGTATTGCAGCCGCCTCAATACTGGCAAAAGTCTACAGGGATAATTTGATGGCGGATTTTGCAAAGAAATACCCCGGATATGGCTGGGAAAAAAATGTAGGGTATCCTACCAAGCTCCATCGTGAAGGGATCATCAAACTGGGTTTGACTCCTTTGCACCGAAAGTCCTTCCGACACTTGCCCATTCAACTGGATTTAGGCCTTTAA